A DNA window from Deltaproteobacteria bacterium contains the following coding sequences:
- a CDS encoding ABC transporter permease: MIASLARIYRIIWKEVIQIRRDRRMFGLVLLMPVMELFIFGYVVSTDIDNIDLAVCDYSHSAESRAYVDQLERSGYFRVRDDCAGVGAVNQLLDRGRVRVALAIPPDFAERLKRRQPAQVMAAVDGSNSNTAMIASSYLEQITLTQAVDVQFPGGGGQTRLVRHPLVAVEPRVWFNPELRSVKFMVPGIICVLLMESLVILTAIAIVKEKERGTMEQLIVTPIRSYELIIGKAVPFIGVGYLNVAVVILVGTYWFDVAIRGSLPLLLALSGLFILTCLGMGLVVSTISNTQQQASMAGQFVILPSMFFSGFMFPIASMPPLVQKFTYLIPLRYYIAISRGIFLKGAGWAELWDEAAVLAVYGVLILGVASTFFRKQIR; encoded by the coding sequence ATGATCGCCTCGCTCGCCCGCATCTACCGGATCATCTGGAAAGAAGTCATCCAGATCCGTCGCGACCGGCGCATGTTCGGACTGGTGCTGCTGATGCCGGTGATGGAACTGTTCATTTTCGGCTACGTGGTTTCCACCGACATCGACAACATCGACCTGGCGGTGTGCGACTACAGCCATTCGGCGGAGAGCCGCGCCTACGTCGACCAACTCGAGCGCAGCGGCTACTTCCGTGTGCGCGACGACTGCGCGGGGGTCGGCGCGGTCAACCAACTGCTGGATCGCGGTCGCGTGCGCGTGGCGCTCGCCATTCCGCCCGACTTCGCCGAGCGACTGAAACGCCGCCAGCCAGCACAGGTGATGGCCGCCGTCGATGGCAGCAACTCGAACACTGCGATGATCGCGTCGTCGTATCTCGAACAGATCACGCTCACGCAGGCGGTCGACGTCCAGTTCCCCGGCGGCGGTGGGCAGACGCGCCTGGTGCGCCATCCGTTGGTGGCGGTGGAACCGCGCGTCTGGTTCAACCCCGAGCTGCGCAGCGTGAAGTTCATGGTGCCGGGGATCATCTGCGTGCTGCTGATGGAGTCGCTTGTCATCCTCACCGCCATTGCCATTGTGAAGGAGAAGGAGCGCGGCACGATGGAGCAGCTCATCGTCACGCCGATTCGTTCGTACGAACTCATCATCGGCAAGGCCGTACCGTTCATCGGCGTGGGGTACCTCAACGTCGCGGTGGTGATCCTGGTCGGCACCTACTGGTTCGACGTGGCGATCCGCGGCAGCTTGCCGCTGCTGCTCGCGCTCAGCGGCCTCTTCATTCTCACGTGCCTAGGGATGGGCCTGGTGGTGTCGACGATTTCCAACACCCAGCAGCAGGCGTCGATGGCGGGTCAGTTCGTCATTCTGCCGAGCATGTTCTTCTCCGGCTTCATGTTCCCGATCGCCAGCATGCCGCCGCTGGTGCAGAAGTTCACCTACCTGATCCCGCTGCGCTACTACATCGCCATCTCGCGCGGCATCTTCTTGAAGGGCGCGGGCTGGGCCGAGTTGTGGGATGAAGCCGCGGTCCTCGCCGTCTACGGCGTGCTCATCCTCGGCGTGGCGAGCACGTTCTTCCGCAAACAGATTAGGTGA
- a CDS encoding polysaccharide deacetylase family protein: MTRRRLALLVLGVCALPATQCQRATQPAAFIWPDAKRAALSLSFDDARASQIDVGMALLDRYGIKATFYVLPSNVQSQLDGWKRAVGTGHEIGNHSLNHPCTGNFPWVKKNDLAIEDYTLERMQREVDGANRRIAELLGVTPRSFAYPCGHTSVGRAQNTQSYVPLVAAMFAYGREWASETANDPAFCDLAQVTGMAMDGLDFEELQPILETAKERGQWVVLVGHEIGQSGRETTRIAMLQKLLPYALDPANALWTAPVGTVAEYVLTQQRAAK; encoded by the coding sequence GTGACGCGCCGGCGGCTCGCACTCCTCGTGCTTGGTGTGTGCGCTCTGCCAGCGACTCAGTGTCAGCGGGCAACGCAACCGGCGGCCTTCATCTGGCCCGACGCCAAGCGCGCGGCACTGAGCTTGAGCTTCGATGACGCGCGCGCGAGTCAGATCGACGTCGGGATGGCGTTGTTGGATCGGTACGGAATCAAGGCAACGTTCTACGTGTTGCCCAGCAACGTTCAGTCGCAGCTCGATGGCTGGAAGCGAGCCGTCGGCACCGGTCACGAGATCGGCAATCACTCACTCAATCATCCGTGCACGGGAAACTTCCCGTGGGTCAAGAAAAATGACCTGGCGATCGAGGACTACACCCTGGAGCGGATGCAGCGCGAAGTGGACGGCGCGAATCGCCGCATTGCCGAGTTGCTTGGCGTGACGCCGCGGTCATTTGCCTATCCGTGCGGACACACGTCGGTCGGTCGCGCGCAGAATACGCAGAGCTACGTCCCGCTGGTCGCCGCAATGTTTGCGTATGGACGCGAGTGGGCAAGCGAAACCGCGAACGATCCCGCCTTTTGCGATCTCGCACAGGTCACCGGCATGGCGATGGACGGGTTGGACTTCGAAGAGCTCCAGCCGATTTTGGAAACCGCGAAGGAACGCGGGCAGTGGGTGGTGTTGGTTGGCCACGAGATCGGGCAGAGTGGTCGCGAGACGACGCGCATCGCCATGCTGCAGAAGCTCCTGCCGTACGCGTTGGATCCGGCGAATGCGCTGTGGACCGCGCCGGTAGGCACCGTTGCCGAGTATGTGCTCACGCAACAACGCGCTGCGAAGTGA